From a single Thermothielavioides terrestris NRRL 8126 chromosome 1, complete sequence genomic region:
- a CDS encoding glycoside hydrolase family 54 protein (CAZy_ID 269895), translating into MFPQPSCKRAGVLALGLLATSLELVAAGPCDIYASGGTPCVAAHSTTRALYSNYTGPLYQVKRGSDSKTADISTLAAGGVADAAAQDSFCAKTTCLITIIYDQSGRGNHLTQAPPGGFRGPAANGYDNLASATGAPVTVNGQKAYGVFVAPGTGYRNNKASGTATGDAPEGMYAVVDGTHYNSACCFDYGNAETSSQDTGNGHMEAIYFGSSTYWGSGNGNGPWIMADLENGLFSGGKAGKNTNDPTISYRFTTAIVKGEPNQWAIRGADATAGGLSTFYSGARPANGYNPMKKEGAIILGIGGDNSNGAQGTFYEGAMTSGYPSDATENAVQADIVAAKYATSSQASSKALAPGTLISLRAATTTTSSSSSSSSSAPQYLTHNTTTAALTLQPIPLTTRSRRTAPPSFQHQQATWKVHPALGTAAEAGCISLESAAAPGTFLRHTGGGAFTLALHPDDGTKQFREDATFCALEGGLGGGGSDGDASGGDVVAIRSWNYPTRYLRRYGGGVYAASNGEGGNEFDAAAGFHEEVNWVVETGLAA; encoded by the coding sequence ATGTTCCCTCAGCCAAGCTGCAAAAGAGCCGGCGTGCTCGCCTTAGGCCTTTTGGCCACAAGTTTGGAGCTTGTTGCCGCAGGCCCTTGCGACATCTACGCCTCGGGGGGCACGCCGTGCGTCGCTGCGCACAGCACCACGCGCGCGCTGTACAGCAACTACACCGGTCCGCTTTACCAGGTCAAGCGCGGATCCGACAGCAAGACGGCTGACATCTCGAcgcttgccgccggcggtgtcGCTGATGCCGCTGCTCAGGACTCGTTCTGCGCCAAGACGACCTGTCTCATCACCATTATCTACGACCAGTCCGGCCGCGGCAACCATCTCACGCAAGCTCCCCCCGGCGGCTTCAGGGGGCCCGCAGCTAATGGCTACGACAACCTGGCCAGCGCGACCGGCGCACCCGTCACGGTAAACGGCCAGAAGGCATACGGCGTCTTCGTTGCCCCTGGAACCGGCTACCGCAACAACAAGGCCAGCGGCACCGCCACGGGCGACGCCCCCGAGGGCATGTACGCGGTTGTGGACGGAACGCACTACAACAGCGCGTGCTGCTTCGACTACGGCAACGCCGAGACCAGCAGTCAGGACACCGGGAACGGCCACATGGAGGCCATCTATTTCGGCTCCAGCACCTACTGGGGCTCGGGCAACGGCAATGGCCCCTGGATCATGGCCGACCTCGAGAACGGCCTGTTCTCCGGAGGCAAGGCCGGCAAGAACACGAACGACCCTACGATCTCATACCGCTTCACGACCGCCATCGTCAAGGGGGAGCCCAACCAATGGGCAATCCGCGGCGCAGACGCCACGGCCGGCGGGCTCTCGACCTTCTACAGCGGCGCGCGCCCGGCCAACGGCTACAACCCGATGAAAAAGGAGGGCGCCATCatcctcggcatcggcggcgacaACAGCAACGGAGCGCAGGGGACCTTCTACGAAGGCGCCATGACCTCGGGCTATCCGTCCGACGCCACAGAAAACGCCGTGCAAGCCGACATCGTCGCAGCCAAGTACGCCACGTCATCCCAAGCCAGCAGCAAGGCCCTCGCCCCGGGTACCCTCATCTCCCTGCGCgctgccaccaccaccacctcctcctcctcctcctcctcctcctccgccccaCAATACCTCACGCAtaacaccaccaccgcggcCCTCACCCTGCAACCCATCCCCCTCACcacccgcagccgccgcaccgcgccgccctcgttCCAACACCAACAAGCAACCTGGAAAGTCCACCCGGCcctcggcaccgccgccgaagcgggGTGCATCTCGCTCGaatcggccgccgcgccggggaCCTTCCTGCGGCacaccggcggcggggcctTCACGCTCGCGCTGCACCCGGACGACGGCACCAAGCAGTTCCGCGAGGACGCGACGTTTTGCGCGCTGGAGGGGGgactgggcggcggcggtagcGATGGTGATGCTAGTGGTGGTGATGTCGTGGCGATCCGCTCGTGGAACTACCCGACGCGGTACCTGCGGCGGTATGGGGGTGGGGTGTATGCTGCGAGTAacggggagggggggaatGAGTTtgatgcggcggcgggctttCATGAGGAGGTGAACTGGGTGGTGGAGACGGGGTTGGCGGCGTGA
- a CDS encoding glycoside hydrolase family 51 protein (CAZy_ID 269783): protein MAPLSLRALSLLGLAGAAAAAVTLSVAKSGGNATSPYMYGIMFEDISHSGDGGLYAELIQNRAFQNGTLDAWSAVGGATLALDTSTPLSQALPRSVKVTGGQHTAGLKNSGFWGFDVKKSKKYTGSFYSYGEYSGRFTVSLVSNTTSEIFATTTVKSKSVAGRWTQHTFELRPTKDAPDISNSFVLEYKPTPHTELKFNLISLFPPTYKNRANGMRPELMEKLKELNPTYIRCPGGNNVEGNYAGNYWNWSATVGPLKDRPGRPGTWGYYNTDGLGLVEYMHWAEDLGMDVVLAVPAGLYLDGEVVSEADLAPFVQDALNELEFLMGDVSTPYGALRAKLGYPKPWKIKFVEIGNEDNLWGGLDSYKGYRFRMFYDAIKAKYPDIFIFSSTAEYMYKQSGRDYHEYTRPDYFVSQFGMFDNWTAGNPIMIGEFASIQNNTGKLEDTDWNAPKNPWSTWIGSVAEAVFLLGAERNSDRVWGVSFAPLLQNLNSYQWTPDLISFTADPADTTVSVSYPILSLFAKHPLTHTLPATAANGTSFGPAYWVAGRNDAAGTYLLKAAVYNSTGGAEVPFRVGFDGLSRGAPATLTVLTAPGGPFAHNTPANKNAVKTAVTQLRAGEGGVLEFSLPDLSVAVLEAKW, encoded by the exons ATGGCGCCGCTCTCTCTCCGGGCGCTCTCGCTGCTCGGGCTCGCAggagccgccgcagccgccgtgACGCTGTCTGTCGCGAAGTCCGGCGGGAATGCCACGTCCCCGTACATGTATGGCATCATGTTCGAGGATATCAGCCACTCTGGTGACGGCGGCTT ATACGCAGAGCTGATTCAGAACCGAGCATTCCAAAACGGCACTCTCGACGCTTGGAGCGCCGTGGGCGGCGCCACGCTCGCTCTCGACACGTCCACACCGCTGTCGCAGGCCTTGCCCCGCTCGGTCAAGGTCACGGGCGGGCAGCACACTGCAGGACTGAAGAATTCGGGATTCTGGGGCTTCGACGTcaagaagtccaagaagtACACGGGCAGCTTCTACTCGTATGGCGAGTACTCCGGCCGCTTTACCGTCTCGCTGGTCTCGAATACCACCAGTGAGATTttcgccaccaccaccgtcaAGTCTAAGTCGGTTGCCGGCCGCTGGACCCAGCACACCTTCGAGTTGCGGCCAACCAAGGACGCGCCAGACATCAGCAACAGCTTTGTGTTGGAGTACAAGCCAACGCCACACACGGAGCTGAAGTTCAACCTGATCAGCTTGTTCCCGCCGACGTACAAGAACAG GGCCAACGGTATGCGTCCCGAGCTTATGGAGAAGCTGAAGGAACTGAATCCCACCTACATCCGCTGTCCCGGCGGTAACAACGT TGAGGGGAACTACGCGGGCAACTACTGGAACTGGTCTGCCACCGTCGGGCCACTGAAGgaccgccctggccgcccgGGCACGTGGGGCTATTACAACACGGACGGGCTCGGCTTGGTAGAGTACATGCACTGGGCCGAGGACCTGGGCATGGATGTCGTGCTGGCGGTCCCCGCGGGCCTGTACCTggacggcgaggtcgtcTCCGAGGCCGACCTGGCGCCGTTCGTGCAGGACGCCCTGAACGAGCTCGAGTTCCTGATGGGCGACGTCTCGACGCCGTACGGGGCGTTGCGCGCCAAGCTCGGCTACCCGAAGCCGTGGAAGATCAAGTTCGTCGAGATCGGCAACGAGGACAACCTGTGGGGCGGGCTCGACTCGTACAAAGGCTACCGGTTCCGCATGTTTTACGACGCCATCAAGGCCAAGTACCCGGACATCTTCATCTTCTCGTCCACGGCCGAGTACATGTACAAGCAGTCCGGCCGCGACTACCACGAGTACACCCGACCGGACTACTTCGTTTCGCAGTTCGGCATGTTCGACAATTGGACGGCCGGGAACCCCATCATGATTGGCGA GTTCGCCAGCATCCAGAACAACACGGGCAAGCTCGAGGACACGGACTGGAACGCGCCCAAGAACCCGTGGTCCACCTGGATCGGCTCCGTAGCCGAGGCTGTcttcctgctcggcgccgagcgcaaCAGCGACCGCGTCTGGGGCGTGAGCttcgcgccgctgctgcagaacCTCAACAGCTACCAGTGGACT CCGGACCTGATCTCCTTCACGGCCGACCCCGCCGACACAACAGTCAGCGTATCATACCCGattctctctctcttcgcCAAGCACCCACTCACCCACACTCTCCCGGCAACCGCCGCCAACGGCACGTCCTTCGGCCCAGCCTACTGGGTGGCAGGCCGCAACGACGCGGCGGGAACCTACCTGCTCAAGGCGGCGGTGTACAACAGCACGGGAGGCGCGGAGGTGCCGTTCCGCGTCGGCTTCGACGGGCTATCGCGCGGCGCCCCCGCCACCCTGACCGTGCTGACTGCGCCGGGCGGGCCGTTCGCGCACAATACCCCCGCGAACAAGAACGCGGTCAAGACGGCGGTGACGCAGCTCCGGGCGGGGGAGGGCGGGGTGCTGGAGTTTAGCCTGCCGGATTTGTCGGTTGCTGTGCTCGAGGCGAAGTGGTAG
- a CDS encoding glycoside hydrolase family 11 protein (CAZy_ID 269765): protein MVGFSNIVLGLSAAAATLAAPTAERGAANFVLHPDHPLARRIGNLTARSNPSYTQNYQTGGTVNFTPTGTGFTLNYNVQQDFVVGVGWNPGSNQPITHSGTFTVNSGLGSLSVYGWSTNPLVEYYIMEVNDGITVGGQQMGTVESDGGTYTIWKHQQVNQPAIAGSGLYTFWQYISIRDSPRTSGTVTVQNHFDAWAKLGMNLGTMNLQVVAVESWSGSGSAQQTVYNGGSGSTGGSGGGNGGSSGGNGGSSGGSGGSTGTCSALWGQCGGQGWTGPTCCSQGTCKAQNQWYSQCLQ, encoded by the exons ATGGTTGGCTTCTCGAACATCGTCCTTGGCCtttcggccgccgcggcaacCCTCGCGGCTCCcaccgccgagcgcggcgcggctAACTTCGTCCTGCACCCTGATCATCCTCTGGCCCGCCGCATCGGCAACCTGACGGCGCGCTCCAACCCGAGCTACACGCAGAACTACCAGACTGGCGGCACCGTCAACTTCACCCCCACGGGCACCGGCTTCACGCTGAACTACAATGTCCAGCAGGACTTTgttgtcggcgtcggctgGAACCCCGGCAGCAACCA gCCCATCACCCACTCGGGCACCTTCACCGTCAACAGCGGTCTGGGCAGTCTCAGCGTGTACGGCTGGAGCACGAACCCGCTGGTGGAGTACTACATCATGGAGGTGAACGACGGCATCACGGTGGGCGGGCAGCAGATGGGCACGGTGGagagcgacggcggcacctACACCATCTGGAAGCACCAGCAGGTGAACCAGCCGGCCATCGCCGGGTCGGGCCTGTACACGTTCTGGCAGTACATCTCGATCCGCGACTCGCCGCGCACGAGCGGCACCGTCACGGTGCAGAACCACTTCGACGCCTGGGCGAAGCTCGGCATGAACCTCGGCACCATGAACCTGcaggtcgtcgccgtcgagagctggagcggcagcggctccgCCCAGCAGACCGTGTACAACGGCGGCTCGGGCAGCActggcggcagcggcggcggcaatggtggcagcagcggcggcaatggtggcagcagcggcggcagcggcggcagcaccggcaccTGCTCCGCGCTCTGGGGCCAGTGCGGCGGCCAGGGCTGGACCGGCCCGACCTGCTGCTCCCAGGGCACCTGCAAGGCCCAGAACCAGTGGTACTCGCAGTGCCTGCAGTAA